GAACTGCCTCGAAGGCGTATCCGGGGAGTGTGACGTGGGTGTCGTGGATCTTTCCCTGTAGTGCACGGTGGTCTCGGTAAGGATGCTGCTTAACGACCGTGTACCCGAGCGGCGACATGAACGTCGCACGCTCGCTGAGGCAAGGAAGCCAGTTCTGATCGAGGCTGTCGATCCCGGCACCGGCGTGGGCGACCTCGAACGAGTCCTCCCTACCCTTGCCGATTGCCGCGAGCAACGTACAGGACGAGTTCCCCAACGGGTCGTCGCAGATGAACTGGTCCCAGGGGCGGTCCCGCCACGGAACCCTCATCGACAGGTGCTGAATTCCGGCCATACAGGAGGTCTATCACCTGGTGCCGACAGTCCGGCCATCCGACTTTGTGTTCGACAGTCTTGCCCGCGCGGGAGTTTCGGGATCCGGACGCCGCGCTCGCGGGGAAGGGCAACACGGTCGTTGCTTCTTCCTCCAAGCGTTCGGGTGCCCGGCGCGGGCGGGCTTTCTACACTTTCGCCATGGACCAGGAACGGGAGCGGGCTGCGCTTGTCGCGCTGCTGAGGCGCGGGGATCGTTCCTGGCCCGATCTAACTGATCAGATCGAGACCGTGGGCAGTGCCCGCAAAGTCCTGGACAGCACGCTCGACAGTTCAGGACAAGCCGCTCTCTTCGATACCGGGCCCGCAGCGGACCTGGAGGCTGTCGCGGCCGAGATCGCCGCATGGGAGCGCGAGGGCATGCGGTTGGTGACGATCCTGGACGAGGACTACGCGCTCTATCTGCGGTTGGTCCACCAGCGCCCGCCCTTCCTGTTCCTGCGTGGCCGACCCCTCCACGGGGCCCATTTGCCACATCACCCATCGGCCAGCCACCGCCGCACCATCCTCCGACGCGATCCGCATATGCGCCGCGACAACGTCCCCTCCGTTATGAGCGTGACATGCGCATCCTGACCCTGGTGCCGCCTTCAGGTGCTCCGGGATGATCCGCCCGCTCGGGATCCAGCCTCCGATGCGGCCCCGACCTCTCGCCGCCTCGCCGCCGTCGCGGAAAGGCCCCTGGCCTGGGCCGCGGGAAAATCGGCCGGGCAGCGTGGGAAACGATCTCCACGAGCACCCGCATAGCTCCTGACCAGCGAGTTCCGTCGGTGCCCCACCGACGAACGGTCGGCATCGTGATCACGATGCCGACCGTTTCGCTTTGTGCCTCCGTTGTGCACCGGCGCGCGGAGTGGCGTTCTTCACTTCTTGCGACTTCTCACTACTTCTCGCGCCGGGTGTGAGTTGTCTCTCATGTAGGGGTGTTCGGGGCCGAGGGCGCCTCGGTGCGAAGGACTCTGGCCGTGAACGCCGCCAGCTGTGCCCGCATCTCGTCGCGGGGCAGGGCCTCTTCGCCGGCGAGATGTTCGACGAGGTCGGCCCGGGTCGCGGCGAGCAGGGCGTGCGCGGTGAAGCCGCCGTCGGGCAGGCCCGGAATCCGCTCCAGCAGCTCGCGCAGCAGGGTGTGCCAGCGCGCGTAGTGCTCCGCGCCGTACGGGCTGGTGCCGCCGGTCTGCTCCAGGGCGAGCGCGAGATGGCGGTTGTCGAGCTTGAAGCACAGGACGGCGTCGAGCAGAGCCGGCACGCGCACCAGGGGCGGGGCGGCGGGCCCCAGCGGGGGCGGGCCCTGCTCGACCGCGCTCCGGATCGGTTCGAGGCGCGCCTCGTACAGCGAGCGGATCAGCCCGGTGCGATCGCCGAAGGCGCGGAACAGGGTCGCCTTGCCGACACCGGCCGCGGCCGCGATGTCGGCCATGGTGACGCTGTCGGGGCTCT
The genomic region above belongs to Streptomyces sp. CG1 and contains:
- a CDS encoding TetR/AcrR family transcriptional regulator, whose protein sequence is MTERRPRKDALRNRAAVFAAADALFAERQSPDSVTMADIAAAAGVGKATLFRAFGDRTGLIRSLYEARLEPIRSAVEQGPPPLGPAAPPLVRVPALLDAVLCFKLDNRHLALALEQTGGTSPYGAEHYARWHTLLRELLERIPGLPDGGFTAHALLAATRADLVEHLAGEEALPRDEMRAQLAAFTARVLRTEAPSAPNTPT